Proteins encoded together in one Variovorax paradoxus window:
- a CDS encoding threonine dehydratase, with product MRFTREEIESAQRTVAAAMPPTPQYAWPLLAQRLGAAVWAKHENHTPAGAFKIRGGLTYFETLAREQPAVRHAISATRGNHGQSVGFAARRHGLAATIVVPHGNSLEKNAAMRALGVQLVEHGEDFQEAAEHAAMLAERDGMHRVPSFHRELVRGVSTAYVEFFSALESAPPDVLFVPIGLGSGFAAAAAARAHCGVSTRLIGVVSAHATAYRDSFRAGRPIESPASTRLADGMACRTPVPESVEVILREADDVITVTDDEVAEAMRILFSDTHNVAEGAGAAALAGALQQQERWRGKTVGICVSGGNVDSEMFAGVLGRGGVRT from the coding sequence GTGAGATTCACCCGCGAAGAAATCGAATCCGCGCAGCGCACCGTCGCCGCCGCCATGCCGCCCACCCCGCAGTACGCGTGGCCGCTGCTCGCGCAACGTCTCGGCGCCGCGGTGTGGGCCAAGCACGAAAACCACACGCCGGCCGGGGCATTCAAGATTCGCGGCGGGCTGACCTACTTCGAGACCCTGGCGCGCGAGCAACCCGCCGTGCGCCATGCCATCAGTGCCACGCGCGGAAATCACGGCCAGTCGGTCGGCTTTGCGGCGCGGCGCCACGGGCTCGCGGCCACCATCGTGGTGCCGCACGGCAACTCGCTCGAAAAGAACGCCGCAATGCGCGCGCTGGGCGTACAGCTGGTCGAGCATGGCGAAGACTTTCAGGAGGCGGCGGAGCATGCCGCCATGCTCGCCGAGCGAGACGGCATGCATCGGGTCCCATCGTTCCACCGCGAGCTGGTGCGAGGCGTGTCGACGGCGTATGTCGAATTCTTCAGCGCACTGGAGAGCGCTCCGCCCGACGTGCTCTTCGTGCCGATCGGCCTTGGTTCCGGCTTTGCCGCAGCGGCTGCGGCGCGGGCCCATTGCGGCGTGTCGACCAGGCTCATCGGCGTGGTGTCGGCCCATGCCACGGCCTACCGCGACTCGTTCCGCGCGGGGCGGCCCATCGAATCGCCCGCCAGCACACGGCTTGCCGACGGCATGGCCTGCCGCACGCCGGTGCCCGAGTCGGTGGAGGTGATCCTGCGCGAGGCCGACGACGTGATCACCGTTACCGACGACGAGGTTGCCGAGGCCATGCGCATTCTCTTCAGCGACACGCACAACGTCGCCGAGGGCGCGGGCGCGGCGGCGCTCGCGGGGGCGTTGCAGCAGCAGGAGCGCTGGCGTGGCAAGACGGTCGGCATTTGCGTGAGCGGCGGCAATGTCGATTCGGAGATGTTCGCGGGGGTGCTAGGGCGGGGTGGCGTGCGGACCTAG
- a CDS encoding PLP-dependent aminotransferase family protein, whose product MLTRTSTQSLTGQLADRLAERIRTRLLPPGARLPSVRECARQQGVSPYTVVAAYDQLLAQGLVEARRQRGFYVRDAAPAPEGRPANAAPMVAQMMASRVPADASSLIRSMFHRPSDKPQPGMGVFPPDWMSSTFMPTAVRRMTNTAALQELSLQYGEPSGDAALRRSLSNKLVGINVPAAPDQIVTTVGATHALDIVSRTLLRAGDPVMVEEPGWALEFARLEALGMRILPVPRRADGPDLEVMAQYCALHSPKLFVSVSVLHNPTGYSLTPGSAHRVLKLANEHDFHIVEDDTYSHLAPEHATRLSALDGLQRTIYVSGFAKILAPNWRIGFLAASPELKERLLETKLLATLTTPTLFERALSWCIDQGQLRRHADRIRIRLDGARSRAVKLAMAHGCTFASEPAGLFGWVDTGVDTDALTQRMLDQGYLLAPGSLFHARRPPSTMMRINFATSQDAAFWKVFSKVRAEL is encoded by the coding sequence ATGCTGACACGAACCTCCACCCAGTCGCTCACAGGGCAATTGGCCGACCGGCTGGCAGAGCGCATTCGCACCCGGCTGCTGCCGCCCGGCGCGCGCCTGCCCTCGGTGCGCGAATGCGCGCGCCAGCAGGGCGTGAGCCCCTATACGGTGGTGGCCGCCTACGACCAGCTGCTGGCACAGGGCCTGGTCGAGGCGCGCCGGCAGCGCGGCTTCTATGTGCGCGATGCGGCGCCCGCGCCGGAGGGGCGCCCGGCCAATGCGGCGCCCATGGTCGCGCAGATGATGGCGTCGCGTGTACCGGCCGATGCGAGTTCGCTCATCCGCAGCATGTTCCACAGGCCAAGCGACAAGCCGCAGCCGGGCATGGGCGTGTTTCCGCCGGACTGGATGTCGTCGACCTTCATGCCGACCGCGGTGCGCCGCATGACCAATACAGCCGCGCTGCAGGAGCTCTCGCTCCAGTACGGCGAACCCTCGGGCGATGCCGCCTTGCGGCGCAGCCTGTCGAACAAGCTCGTGGGCATCAACGTGCCGGCGGCGCCCGACCAGATCGTGACGACCGTCGGCGCTACCCATGCGCTGGACATCGTGAGCCGCACGCTGCTGCGCGCGGGCGATCCGGTCATGGTGGAAGAGCCCGGGTGGGCGCTCGAATTCGCACGGCTCGAGGCGCTGGGGATGCGCATCTTGCCGGTGCCGCGCCGCGCCGACGGACCCGACCTGGAAGTGATGGCGCAGTACTGCGCGCTGCACAGCCCAAAACTGTTCGTGAGTGTGAGCGTGCTGCATAACCCGACCGGCTACAGCCTGACGCCGGGCAGCGCGCACCGTGTGCTGAAGCTGGCCAACGAGCACGACTTCCACATCGTCGAGGACGACACCTACAGCCATCTCGCGCCCGAGCACGCCACGCGGCTCAGCGCGCTCGACGGGCTGCAGCGCACCATCTACGTGAGCGGGTTCGCAAAGATCCTTGCGCCCAACTGGCGTATCGGCTTTCTGGCCGCATCGCCCGAGTTGAAGGAGCGATTGCTCGAAACCAAGCTGCTGGCCACGCTGACCACGCCCACGCTGTTCGAGCGGGCGCTGTCATGGTGCATCGACCAGGGGCAATTGCGCCGGCATGCCGATCGCATACGCATCCGGCTCGACGGTGCGCGCAGCCGTGCGGTCAAGCTGGCCATGGCGCACGGCTGCACCTTCGCCTCGGAACCTGCGGGGCTGTTCGGCTGGGTCGATACCGGCGTGGACACCGACGCGCTCACCCAGCGCATGCTCGACCAGGGCTACCTGCTCGCGCCGGGCTCGCTCTTTCATGCGCGACGGCCGCCGAGCACGATGATGCGCATCAACTTCGCGACCTCGCAGGACGCCGCTTTCTGGAAGGTGTTCAGCAAGGTCCGTGCGGAGCTGTGA
- a CDS encoding DJ-1/PfpI family protein: MHIAILTFDGFNELDSLVALGVLNRIKKPGWRVTLSAPSATVTSMNGVTVHASSTLEAATEAEAVLVGSGIRTREIAADPAIMSVLRRLDAKRQLIGAQCSGTLLLAKLGLLGAVPACTDLTTKPWVQEAGVEVLNQPFFASGNVATAGGCLSAPYLAAWLIARSEGVEAAKSALHYVAPVGEKDDYVARAMRNIEPYLPQVAATATA; encoded by the coding sequence ATGCACATTGCCATACTGACCTTCGACGGCTTCAACGAACTCGATTCGCTGGTGGCGCTCGGGGTGCTCAACCGCATCAAGAAGCCGGGCTGGCGCGTGACGCTGTCCGCGCCCAGCGCCACGGTCACCTCGATGAACGGCGTGACCGTGCATGCGAGCTCCACGCTCGAAGCCGCCACCGAGGCCGAGGCGGTGCTCGTCGGCAGCGGCATCCGCACGCGAGAGATCGCGGCCGATCCCGCCATCATGAGCGTGCTGCGCCGCCTCGACGCCAAGCGGCAGCTGATCGGCGCGCAATGCTCGGGCACCCTGCTGCTCGCCAAGCTGGGCCTGCTGGGTGCGGTGCCCGCATGCACCGACCTCACGACCAAGCCGTGGGTGCAGGAGGCCGGCGTCGAGGTGCTCAACCAGCCTTTCTTCGCGAGCGGCAATGTGGCCACCGCCGGCGGATGCCTGTCGGCGCCCTACCTCGCGGCATGGCTCATCGCGCGCAGCGAAGGCGTCGAGGCTGCGAAGAGTGCGTTGCACTATGTCGCGCCGGTGGGCGAGAAGGACGACTACGTGGCACGGGCCATGCGCAACATCGAGCCGTACCTCCCGCAGGTTGCGGCAACCGCGACAGCCTGA
- a CDS encoding glutathione S-transferase family protein yields the protein MLNIWGRISSINVRKVVWCAQELGLDFQRTEAGGRFGVVQTPEYLALNPNAMVPTIDDGEGSERVTLWESNVIVRYLCAKHSHGKFYPSELAARFDAERWMDWQQTTLNRASRDAFVQWVRTVPAEREPALIAASVRASEALFAMLDAHLARQPFMAGDRFTMADIPIGCEAHRWFGLPPAEYQRPSWPNLERWYGELLSRPGTRGVLDLPLE from the coding sequence ATGCTCAACATCTGGGGCCGCATCAGTTCGATCAACGTGCGCAAAGTCGTCTGGTGCGCGCAAGAACTCGGGCTCGACTTTCAACGCACCGAAGCCGGCGGCCGTTTCGGCGTGGTGCAAACGCCCGAATACCTGGCTCTCAACCCGAACGCGATGGTGCCCACCATCGACGACGGCGAAGGCAGCGAGCGCGTCACGCTCTGGGAATCGAACGTGATCGTGCGCTACCTGTGCGCCAAGCATTCGCACGGCAAGTTCTACCCAAGTGAACTGGCGGCGCGCTTCGACGCCGAACGCTGGATGGACTGGCAGCAGACCACGCTCAACCGCGCCAGCCGCGACGCCTTCGTGCAATGGGTGCGTACAGTGCCGGCCGAGCGCGAACCCGCGCTCATCGCAGCGTCGGTGCGCGCGAGCGAAGCCCTGTTCGCGATGCTCGACGCGCACCTTGCACGCCAGCCCTTCATGGCGGGCGACCGCTTCACCATGGCCGACATTCCCATCGGCTGCGAAGCGCACCGCTGGTTCGGCCTGCCGCCGGCCGAATACCAGCGCCCCAGCTGGCCGAACCTCGAACGCTGGTACGGCGAACTCCTCTCCCGTCCGGGCACGCGCGGCGTGCTCGATCTCCCGCTCGAATGA
- a CDS encoding PhaM family polyhydroxyalkanoate granule multifunctional regulatory protein yields the protein MSNASQPFDFSQFVPGFDFLKNLAGGAAAGSGAATSAVPGLPSLASWVAPTLSVEEVDKRIQELKTVQYWLEQNGHALKATIQALEVQKMTLSTLRGMNVRMEDIASAFTKQAAPAAPVAAPPAEPEPQVEAEEETPAPAKKARSKPASAASASGGDGGVIDPMQWWGSLTEQFQQIATSALHDAAQIKVPAPAAAPAASKPAARKATTATAAKKKAPTAARKRTTGRR from the coding sequence ATGAGCAACGCCAGCCAGCCTTTTGACTTCAGTCAATTTGTCCCCGGATTCGACTTTCTGAAGAATCTCGCAGGCGGTGCCGCCGCCGGATCGGGCGCTGCCACGAGCGCCGTGCCCGGTTTGCCGAGCCTTGCCAGCTGGGTAGCGCCCACGCTCAGCGTGGAAGAGGTCGACAAGCGCATCCAGGAGCTCAAGACAGTGCAATATTGGCTCGAGCAGAACGGCCATGCGCTCAAGGCGACCATCCAGGCGCTCGAGGTGCAAAAGATGACACTTTCGACCTTGCGCGGCATGAACGTGCGGATGGAAGATATCGCGAGCGCGTTCACCAAGCAGGCGGCTCCGGCTGCGCCGGTTGCTGCCCCGCCGGCGGAGCCTGAGCCACAAGTCGAGGCGGAGGAGGAAACGCCGGCACCCGCCAAAAAAGCCCGCAGCAAGCCGGCCTCGGCTGCTTCCGCATCGGGCGGCGACGGTGGCGTGATCGATCCGATGCAATGGTGGGGTTCGCTGACCGAGCAGTTCCAGCAGATCGCCACATCGGCCCTGCACGACGCGGCCCAGATCAAGGTGCCGGCGCCGGCCGCCGCTCCCGCCGCGTCAAAACCGGCAGCAAGGAAGGCGACAACAGCAACTGCCGCCAAAAAGAAGGCGCCGACCGCCGCGCGAAAGCGAACGACCGGACGGCGCTGA
- a CDS encoding PLP-dependent aminotransferase family protein, with product MNWKLAARAAKMNPSVLREILKVTERPGIISLAGGLPSPKTFPIQAFADACAELLHKDGQAALQYAASEGYAPLRQAVADMLPWNVDPAQVLITTGSQQGLDLVAKVLLDPGSKVLVETPTYLGALQAFGPMEPEPVSVASDDDGVIVEDLVAKAKDARFIYLLPNFQNPTGRTMTEERRAAVSAAAAAAGLPIVEDNPYGELWFDEAPPLPLTARNPEGCIYLGSFSKVLAPGLRLGFLVAPKAVYPKLLQAKQAVDLHTPIFTQRMVSAVMKDNFLDSHVPTIRALYKRQRDAMIAALTREMAGLDVKFNAPKGGMFLWARMPEGIDTVALLPKAVERNVAFVPGAPFYAGQGDPRTLRLSFVTASVEEIDVAIAALAAALREELALLAERKLAPEPV from the coding sequence ATGAACTGGAAACTCGCCGCCCGCGCCGCCAAGATGAACCCGTCGGTGCTGCGCGAAATCCTCAAGGTCACCGAGCGCCCCGGCATCATCAGCCTGGCCGGCGGCCTGCCCTCGCCCAAGACCTTCCCTATCCAGGCCTTTGCCGACGCCTGCGCCGAGCTGCTGCACAAGGACGGCCAGGCAGCCCTGCAATACGCCGCGAGCGAAGGCTATGCGCCGCTGCGCCAGGCCGTGGCCGACATGCTGCCGTGGAACGTCGACCCTGCGCAGGTGCTCATCACCACCGGTTCGCAGCAGGGCCTGGATCTTGTCGCCAAGGTGCTGCTCGACCCGGGCAGCAAGGTGCTGGTCGAAACGCCCACCTACCTTGGCGCGCTGCAGGCCTTCGGTCCGATGGAGCCTGAGCCCGTGAGCGTGGCAAGCGACGACGACGGCGTGATCGTCGAAGACCTGGTGGCCAAGGCAAAGGATGCGCGCTTCATCTACCTGCTGCCCAATTTCCAGAACCCCACCGGCCGCACCATGACCGAAGAGCGCCGCGCGGCGGTCTCGGCCGCGGCTGCCGCTGCGGGCCTGCCGATCGTCGAGGACAACCCCTACGGCGAACTGTGGTTCGACGAAGCGCCGCCGCTGCCGCTGACCGCGCGCAACCCCGAAGGCTGCATCTACCTGGGCTCGTTCTCGAAGGTGCTGGCACCCGGCTTGCGCCTGGGCTTTCTGGTCGCGCCAAAGGCCGTCTATCCCAAGCTGCTGCAGGCCAAGCAGGCGGTCGACCTGCACACGCCCATCTTCACGCAACGCATGGTTTCGGCGGTGATGAAAGACAACTTCCTCGACAGCCACGTGCCCACCATCCGCGCGCTCTACAAGCGCCAGCGCGACGCGATGATCGCCGCGCTCACGCGCGAGATGGCCGGCCTGGACGTGAAGTTCAACGCACCCAAGGGCGGCATGTTCCTGTGGGCGCGCATGCCCGAGGGCATCGACACCGTGGCGCTGCTGCCCAAGGCGGTGGAGCGCAACGTTGCCTTCGTTCCGGGCGCGCCGTTCTACGCGGGCCAGGGCGATCCGCGCACGCTGCGCCTGTCGTTCGTCACGGCCAGCGTCGAAGAGATCGACGTCGCCATCGCTGCGCTGGCAGCGGCACTGCGCGAAGAACTGGCGCTGCTGGCCGAACGCAAGCTCGCGCCCGAACCCGTCTGA
- a CDS encoding LysE family translocator: MLTLTEIAWFALAAVLLALTPGPNMIYCVSRTLIQGRRAGLISLGGVLTAFLVHLFAAALGLTALLLAVPLAFDAIRLAGAAYLLWLAWQAVKPGGDAPFAARALPADRPGKLFRMGFITNLLNPKVAMFYLSFFPQFIHPERGSVLLQSIQLGAAQIASSAAVNTVTIFGAASITAVLSQSAGWLRAQRYIMGSVLAALAVRVALTERK; the protein is encoded by the coding sequence ATGCTGACCCTGACCGAAATCGCCTGGTTCGCGCTCGCCGCCGTATTGCTCGCGCTCACGCCCGGGCCGAACATGATCTATTGCGTGTCGCGCACGCTCATCCAGGGTCGCCGCGCGGGGCTCATCTCGCTCGGCGGCGTGCTGACGGCCTTTCTGGTGCACCTGTTTGCCGCCGCACTCGGGCTCACCGCACTGCTGCTGGCCGTGCCGCTCGCGTTCGACGCCATTCGCCTTGCCGGCGCGGCTTATCTGCTGTGGCTTGCGTGGCAGGCGGTCAAGCCCGGCGGCGATGCGCCCTTCGCGGCACGCGCGCTGCCAGCCGACCGGCCGGGCAAGTTGTTCCGCATGGGCTTCATCACCAACCTGCTGAACCCGAAGGTGGCGATGTTCTACCTTTCGTTCTTTCCGCAGTTCATCCACCCCGAGCGCGGCTCGGTGCTGCTGCAGAGCATTCAGCTGGGCGCCGCGCAAATCGCCAGCAGCGCCGCGGTCAACACCGTCACCATCTTCGGCGCCGCGAGCATCACGGCCGTGCTGTCGCAAAGTGCCGGCTGGCTGCGCGCGCAGCGCTACATCATGGGCAGCGTGCTGGCGGCGCTGGCGGTGCGGGTCGCGCTGACCGAACGCAAGTAA
- a CDS encoding VOC family protein, with protein MAAQLDHLVIAAASLAEGVAWCEATLGVTPGPGGAHPLMGTHNRLLNIASDAFPQAYLEIIAIEPGKRPSRPGTRRWFDLDDAVLQAGLVRRGPRLVHFVARVPNAQATLQALAHDERAHIDRGHLLEASRDTPAGRLEWQITVRDDGQRLFYGALPTLIQWGPVHPTDAMPASGLALQSLQATHPRAADLAAALSTIGMADMAVQPGAPNLVAVLDTPRGPVTLQSEGL; from the coding sequence ATGGCCGCACAACTCGACCACCTGGTGATCGCCGCCGCCTCGCTGGCCGAAGGCGTGGCGTGGTGCGAAGCCACCCTGGGCGTGACGCCGGGCCCCGGCGGCGCGCACCCGCTGATGGGCACGCACAACCGGCTGCTGAACATCGCGAGCGACGCCTTCCCGCAGGCGTACCTGGAAATCATTGCCATCGAACCCGGCAAGAGGCCTTCGCGCCCCGGCACGCGCCGCTGGTTCGACCTTGACGATGCGGTGCTGCAGGCAGGCTTGGTGCGGCGCGGGCCGCGGCTGGTTCACTTCGTTGCGCGGGTGCCCAATGCGCAGGCGACGCTGCAGGCGCTGGCGCACGACGAGCGCGCCCACATCGATCGCGGCCACCTGCTCGAAGCCTCGCGCGACACGCCCGCCGGCCGGCTCGAGTGGCAGATCACGGTGCGCGACGACGGCCAGCGGCTCTTCTACGGCGCGCTGCCCACGCTGATCCAATGGGGCCCGGTGCATCCGACCGATGCCATGCCGGCCTCCGGCCTTGCACTGCAATCGCTGCAGGCCACGCACCCGCGCGCGGCCGACCTGGCCGCGGCGCTGTCCACCATCGGCATGGCCGACATGGCCGTGCAGCCCGGTGCTCCCAATCTCGTGGCCGTGCTCGACACGCCGCGCGGCCCCGTCACGCTTCAATCCGAAGGACTCTGA
- a CDS encoding PhzF family phenazine biosynthesis protein, translating to MKPRPFKQVDVFTATPYLGNPLAVVLDGSGLDDAAMQRFAQWTNLSETTFLLPPTEPTADYRVRIFTPGGELPFAGHPTIGSCHAWLQAGGKPKAAGRVVQQCAAGLVPLRLEGERLAFSAPPLKRSAPSPTLLAKVAGALGLKAQQIVAAQVLDNGPVWFGLLLSDADTVLRLVPDHRMLKELGVKAGVAGVPGAEGSSMLIGRSNREARAFGGKAQAAEGGGQKIDLEVRAFAAPIGVEEDPVTGSLNAGLAEWLIADGHMPARYVAAQGQCLGRAGRVYIERDSDGMVWVGGDAVTCIDGQVTL from the coding sequence ATGAAACCCCGCCCGTTCAAACAAGTCGACGTCTTCACCGCAACGCCCTACCTCGGCAATCCGCTTGCCGTGGTGCTCGACGGCTCCGGTCTGGACGACGCCGCCATGCAGCGCTTCGCGCAGTGGACCAACCTGTCGGAAACCACCTTCCTGCTGCCGCCGACCGAGCCCACGGCCGACTACCGCGTGCGCATCTTCACGCCGGGCGGCGAGCTGCCTTTCGCGGGCCACCCGACCATCGGCAGCTGCCATGCCTGGCTGCAGGCCGGCGGCAAGCCCAAGGCGGCGGGCCGCGTCGTGCAGCAGTGCGCGGCGGGCTTGGTGCCGCTGCGCCTGGAAGGCGAGCGCCTGGCTTTCTCGGCTCCGCCGCTCAAGCGCAGTGCGCCCAGCCCCACGCTGTTGGCCAAGGTGGCCGGCGCGCTGGGCTTGAAGGCGCAGCAGATCGTCGCGGCCCAGGTGCTGGACAACGGCCCGGTCTGGTTCGGCCTGCTGCTCAGTGATGCGGACACCGTGCTGCGGCTCGTGCCCGACCATCGAATGCTCAAGGAACTGGGTGTCAAGGCCGGCGTGGCGGGTGTGCCCGGGGCAGAGGGTTCGTCGATGCTCATCGGCCGTTCGAACCGTGAGGCGCGCGCCTTCGGCGGCAAGGCTCAGGCCGCGGAAGGCGGCGGGCAGAAGATCGACCTGGAGGTGCGCGCGTTCGCAGCGCCCATCGGCGTCGAGGAAGATCCCGTCACCGGCAGCCTCAACGCCGGCCTTGCCGAATGGCTGATTGCCGACGGCCACATGCCCGCGCGCTATGTGGCTGCGCAGGGCCAGTGCCTTGGCCGCGCCGGGCGCGTGTACATCGAGCGCGACAGCGACGGCATGGTGTGGGTCGGCGGCGACGCCGTGACCTGCATCGACGGCCAGGTCACGTTGTAG
- a CDS encoding LysE family translocator — MISFATLALFLLAVLALFLSPGPNMAFVLSHGVAHGPRGGFAAALGISSADLVHTLFAATGVTALVAAWPPSFDLLRYAGALYLLWLAMQSLRSSNGGLPGGTRAQPSAFGRIVRMAFFNNLVNPKALLFFMVFLPQFVDPARGSVPLQLVQLGVMLSAAALAFNTLLGACSGQVGRWLQRRPGAERFQRGLLALVMVGLAIRLLLLDRPSMPSALSATPAQGS; from the coding sequence ATGATCAGCTTCGCCACGCTCGCGCTATTCCTCCTCGCCGTTCTCGCGCTGTTCCTGTCGCCCGGGCCGAACATGGCCTTCGTGCTCTCGCACGGCGTGGCGCACGGGCCGCGCGGCGGGTTTGCGGCGGCGCTCGGCATTTCGTCGGCCGACCTGGTGCACACGCTTTTTGCCGCCACCGGCGTCACCGCGCTGGTGGCGGCATGGCCTCCTTCCTTCGACCTGCTGCGCTATGCAGGCGCGCTGTACCTGCTGTGGCTGGCAATGCAATCGCTGCGCAGCAGCAACGGCGGATTGCCCGGCGGCACACGCGCGCAGCCCTCCGCCTTCGGACGCATCGTGCGCATGGCCTTTTTCAACAACCTGGTCAATCCGAAGGCACTGCTGTTCTTCATGGTGTTCCTGCCGCAATTCGTCGACCCGGCGCGCGGCAGCGTGCCCTTGCAACTGGTGCAGCTCGGCGTCATGCTCTCGGCTGCCGCGCTCGCATTCAACACGCTGCTCGGCGCATGCAGCGGGCAAGTAGGCCGCTGGCTGCAGCGCCGCCCGGGGGCTGAAAGATTCCAGCGCGGCCTGCTGGCGCTGGTGATGGTCGGCCTGGCAATTCGCCTGCTGCTGCTCGACCGTCCTTCCATGCCTTCTGCCCTGTCCGCCACACCTGCTCAAGGAAGCTGA
- a CDS encoding DMT family transporter — MTGRLTIKDETLGMWLGVIGVALFAVTLPMTRLATGTQDAPQLSPWFVTLGRAALAGVLSTIFLLATRSPRPAPHQWKPLGMAVLGNVIGYPLLLGYALRVVTASHAAVVTALLPLVTAAVAALVLHQRARLGFWLCAVAGSVLVVLFSVLRASQSGHGFGFEWADLLLVGAVIAASFGYIYGAQVTPSLGAERVICWVCVMALPVTLPATLLLWPQEPIATTAWAGFVYVGVFSMWIGFFAWYRGLAMGGALRVSQTQLLQPFLSILASIPLLGEPLDVVTLGFAAAVVCTVVLGKRLSQSQAAPAVSPRSARAEQS; from the coding sequence ATGACCGGCCGGCTCACGATCAAGGACGAAACCCTGGGCATGTGGCTGGGCGTGATCGGCGTGGCGCTTTTCGCCGTCACCCTGCCGATGACGCGGCTGGCCACCGGCACGCAAGACGCGCCGCAGCTTTCGCCGTGGTTCGTCACGCTGGGCCGCGCCGCATTGGCCGGTGTTCTCTCGACCATCTTCCTGCTCGCCACGCGATCGCCCCGGCCCGCGCCGCACCAGTGGAAGCCGCTCGGCATGGCGGTGCTCGGCAATGTGATCGGCTATCCGCTGCTGCTGGGCTATGCCTTGCGCGTGGTCACGGCCAGCCATGCGGCCGTGGTCACCGCGCTGCTGCCGCTGGTGACCGCCGCGGTCGCAGCCCTGGTGCTGCACCAGCGCGCACGGCTCGGCTTCTGGCTCTGTGCCGTTGCAGGCAGCGTGCTGGTGGTGCTGTTCTCCGTGTTGCGAGCGAGCCAGAGCGGACACGGATTCGGTTTCGAATGGGCCGATCTGCTGCTGGTCGGCGCGGTCATCGCGGCTTCGTTCGGCTACATCTACGGCGCGCAGGTCACGCCGTCGCTCGGCGCGGAGCGCGTGATCTGCTGGGTGTGCGTGATGGCGCTGCCTGTCACGTTGCCGGCCACGTTGCTCCTGTGGCCGCAGGAACCCATCGCCACCACCGCTTGGGCGGGCTTCGTCTATGTCGGCGTGTTCTCGATGTGGATCGGCTTCTTCGCCTGGTACCGCGGGCTTGCAATGGGCGGCGCACTGCGTGTGAGCCAGACCCAGCTGCTGCAGCCTTTTCTGTCGATACTTGCCTCCATTCCGTTGCTGGGCGAGCCGCTCGATGTCGTGACCCTCGGTTTTGCCGCCGCAGTGGTCTGCACCGTGGTGCTCGGCAAGCGCCTTTCGCAATCGCAGGCCGCTCCTGCCGTTTCGCCGCGTTCAGCGCGCGCCGAACAATCCTGA
- a CDS encoding LysE family translocator translates to MNWQEFTALLVLATAMSFSPGPNTTLSTALAANGGLPRAMRFVVAVPVGWTLLLVLCAAGIGALVVAVPSLRLAIKALGVGYLLWLAYKLSGSGTLGRADGANLDIGFGQGVMLQFVNIKAWLLALTLVAGWIAGQPDQLGRFAIVAPVMLVYAFISNFTYALVGALLREWLSKGKRLLWFNRAMGLVLVLTAWWMLSV, encoded by the coding sequence ATGAACTGGCAAGAATTCACCGCGCTGCTGGTGCTGGCCACGGCGATGAGCTTCTCGCCCGGCCCCAACACCACGCTCTCCACCGCCTTGGCCGCAAACGGCGGCCTGCCGCGCGCCATGCGTTTTGTCGTGGCGGTTCCCGTGGGCTGGACGCTGCTGCTGGTGCTGTGCGCGGCCGGTATCGGCGCGCTGGTGGTGGCAGTGCCGTCGCTGCGCCTGGCCATCAAGGCGCTCGGCGTGGGTTACCTGCTGTGGCTCGCCTACAAGCTGAGCGGCAGCGGAACGCTCGGTCGTGCAGACGGCGCCAATCTCGATATCGGCTTTGGGCAGGGCGTGATGCTGCAGTTCGTCAACATCAAGGCCTGGCTGCTCGCCCTCACGCTGGTCGCCGGCTGGATTGCAGGGCAACCCGACCAGCTCGGCCGCTTCGCCATCGTCGCGCCGGTGATGCTGGTCTACGCCTTCATCAGCAACTTCACTTATGCACTGGTCGGCGCGCTGCTGCGCGAATGGCTCTCCAAGGGCAAGCGCCTGCTGTGGTTCAACCGCGCGATGGGGCTGGTGCTGGTGCTCACGGCCTGGTGGATGCTGAGCGTATGA